One window of the Pieris brassicae chromosome 2, ilPieBrab1.1, whole genome shotgun sequence genome contains the following:
- the LOC123720652 gene encoding dopamine receptor 1-like: MEFNYITPTTAVIGTNETTIEYDDAEDPDAVTLLSILVVGIFLSLLIFVSAAGNILVCIAIYTDRGLRRIGNLFLASLAIADMLVAAAVMTFAGVNDLLGYWVFGEQFCDTWVACDVMCSTASILNLCAISLDRYIHIKDPLRYGRWVTRKVAIITIILIWLLAVMVSFLPISLGLHRPPDETVTTTESPPQYPTCALVLTPTYAVVSSCISFILPCIVMISIYCRLYCYAQKHVKSIRAVTRTVQLPDNRTKSVRTRVHTHVHSSPYHVSDHKAAITVGIIMGVFLLCWVPFFCVNIVAAFCKTCIPDLAFKILTWLGYSNSAFNPIIYSIFNTEFREAFKKILTSRYPPCCGYQTVRANTPTRNDNFVTDYGTKTLVVRRSGSLGLSGVDPTPRSSAESVKPLREYHI; this comes from the exons atggAGTTCAATTATATCACTCCGACTACT GCGGTCATAGGAACGAATGAAACGACCATAGAATATGACGACGCCGAAGACCCGGATGCAGTCACTCTCCTGTCGATACTAGTAGTCG GTATATTTCTATCTCTCCTCATATTTGTGAGTGCGGCGGGGAATATTCTTGTCTGCATCGCGATATACACCGATCGGGGATTAAGAAGAATTGGGAACTTATTTCTTGCCTCGTTGGCAATCGCTGATATGTTGGTGGCCGCTGCTGTTATGACATTCGCCGGTGTTAACGACTTGCTTgg GTACTGGGTATTTGGCGAACAATTCTGTGATACGTGGGTGGCCTGTGACGTCATGTGCTCCACTGCGTCGATTCTTAACCTATGCGCCATATCACTTGATcgatatattcatattaaggACCCTTTGAG ATACGGCCGTTGGGTAACCCGTAAAGTGGCAATCATCACCATAATTCTAATATGGTTGTTAGCCGTGATGGTCAGTTTTCTTCCCATCTCCTTGGGATTGCATAGACCGCCTGATGAGACTGTGACGACAACTGAGAGCCCCCCGCAATACCCCACATGTGCTCTGGTTTTAACACCCACCTACGCTGTAGTGTCAAGCTGTATATCTTTTATCCTGCCGTGCATCGTGATGATCAGTATATACTGCAG ATTATACTGCTACGCCCAAAAGCACGTGAAATCAATTCGAGCGGTTACTCGGACGGTTCAGCTACCGGATAATCGGACAAAGTCCGTCCGTACCCGGGTACATACGCACGTACATTCATCTCCATATCACGTGTCTGATCATAAGGCAGCCATCACTGTTGGTATCATTATGGGAGTGTTTCTACTCTGCTGGGTCCCCTTCTTCTGTGTTAATATCGTTGCTGCGTTCTGCAAGACTTGCATACCAG ATCTCGCTTTTAAAATCCTAACGTGGCTCGGTTACTCCAACTCAGCATTCAACCCAATCATCTACTCAATATTCAACACAGAATTCCGGGAGGCCTTTAAAAAGATCCTAACCTCAAGATATCCGCCATGTTGTGGCTATCAAACGGTTCGCGCCAACACACCAACGAGAAATGACAACTTCGTCACAGACTATGGAACTAAGACACTCGTCGTAAGACGCAGTGGTTCTCTAGGACTTTCTGGTGTCGACCCAACGCCTAGATCTTCTGCGGAGTCAGTCAAACCCTTACGAGAATACCACATTTGA